In Risungbinella massiliensis, the genomic stretch AGTTCTCCGCCACAAAGTCCATATCATGAATGATTGTCATCACTAGTTTTTGTTGGTCTCTTAGACTTTTGATGATCTGTTTGATTTTTTCTTTTCCAGCATGGTCCTGGGCTATAGTCGGTTCATCCAAGATGATAATCGCTGGGTCCATCGCGACGATGGATGCGATACAGAGAAGCTTTTTATCTGATAGGCTCAGATCTTGTGGGTTCTCTTCTACGCTATCTTCTAACCCTACCATTTCGAGTGCTTGAAGAGCTTTTTGTTTAGCTGTTTTCGCATCCATTTTGATGTTGAGCGGGCCAAATAGGACTTCATCTAAAACATTCCCTTTAAAGATCTGATCGTTCGGATTTTGGAATACCAATCCGATTTGCTTGGCTAGTGCGGCAACGGTAGTATCTTTTATATTTTGGCCTTGGATCAGGATATCTCCAGTACTTGGTTTGAGTAGGCCTTTCAGCAACTTCACCAAGGTTGTTTTCCCTGCTCCATTTTGTCCAATGATTGCAGTCGAGCGTTGATCCAAATCGAGGGTGATATTTTGGAGGATCTGCTTACCTTCTTGATAGGAAAAGGATAGATTCTTTACTTGGATCATGATGATTCTCTCCTTAAGTACTATAACTATATGCCACTCATAATCTTGATCAGACTCGCTCCGTTATTCAAATTTTGTGAGAGGCTAATACCTTAGATGCCTCATCAAGAGTGACCGGATACGAAGAGGAATCCACATTTTTCGCATTTAGCTCTTTACACACCCTAGTATAGATGGGAGCTTGTACTCCATAGTCTGCTAGGTCATCACGGGAAAAGACATTTGCCGGAGTATCCCAATCGATCAATTTTCCTCGATCAAGTAGGGCAACTCGGTTGCAGTATTGGGCGATTTTTTCCATCTTGTGCTCTACCATCACGACAGTCATGCCTTCTTGGCTCAGGCGCTGAATCGCTAGAAATACTTCCTCCGATCCTTTTGGGTCTAGCTGGGAAGTAGGCTCGTCCAACACAATGACCTCTGGTTTCATTGCGATCATACTGGCGATTGCCATTCGTTGCATCTGTCCACCAGATAAATCAAATGGATTGCGATCCTTTAATTCGGAGATATGGAGTAGATCTAGTACATAGTTAATACGGTCGATCATTTCGCTACGGGTTAGTCCCATATTTTCCAACCCAAATGCAACCTCTTCATAAACGGTTAACTTGGAACCTGTTACTTGGGTGAACGGATTTTGAAAGACGATCCCCACTTTTAAAGATAGCTCGCTGATCGAACTATGTTTTACCTCCACCCCATCGACAATCACCTTGCCCCCATAAGCCCCTTGGTAAAAATGGGGGACTAGTCCTACTAGAGCCTGACAAAGGGTGGATTTACCTGATTGATTGCGACCAACAATGCCGACCATCTCTCCTTGTTCTATTTCCAATGAGAGATCATGGAGGGCTAATGTTTCCGAACCTGGATACTTGTATTTCAAATGTTCGATGACAATTTTTTTCATGAGATAACCCTCCAAACGACTGCCAACACCACTAGTAACACCAGTCCCCCCTGTATCAGGTGACTATAGGCATAGCTTTTTTCTTCATGTAAATAGGTCTTTTGTCCACTGGCATTGAACCCTCGTACTTCCAGTGCCATCGCTCGTTCTTTTGTTTGGATGAGGGAATTCAACACCACAGGGCCGAGCAACGGGAGGAATGCTTTCATTCGTACCCATAGATTCCCTTCGGTCTCCATTCCTCTGGAACGCTGTGCATCCGTGATTGTCCCCATAGTAGACATCATCTGTGGAATGATCTGAAAAACAGATTGAAGTACATAGCCGAATCGTGGAGAGAGTCCTTTGCGAACTAGTGACTCTACTAAATCAGATGGCTTGGTCGTGAGAACCAGGATCATAAAAGCCCCAACGATATTGATCACTCTCAGCGAGATCAACAGAGCATAAAGTAGCCCTTCTTGATAAAAAACGAGTGATCCTAGTGAAAAAAGAGGGGTGGTGTTCCCCTCATAGAATAAACTTTGAATAATAAGGACAGTAGAAAGAACCAAGAGAACAAAACCATAAATCGGGAGACTTTTCCAAAAAACCTTTGCCATTACTAATAAAGCAATACTCATCATGGAACAAACCAAAGCAATAGAAATCATAGGCAAAATGATCGGAACTGCAATCGCAAAAAGAATATAAACGATTTTACTGATTGGATCGATCCGATGTACAAATGAATCTCTTTCCACAAATAAACTAATCGATTTCAAAGATGTCGCCTTCTTTCTAGCAACTCTGTTTTAATTATAGGCGATACTCACTCCGAGAAACTTGATCAAAGTCGCTCCCTAGATCAAGGTTCTCTCCGTATACTAAAAATGGTTCTCTAAACTAATCCAGAGACTCTAATTTGTTCTCATTGCGGTAAAGCTGTTTGACGTTGTTAGGAAGACCTCTAAAAATAGCATAGCTTGCGAGAACCGTAATCACTTTATCTGGCAGATCGACTACTAACTCATCTAAGAAAGAAGCTAGCCATACAGACCCTGTATTTGCCATCACGATCGCAAAGAGCCCATCACCCCAGATATTCCCTGTTTGTCCACCCCAGAATGCCACGTTGAGCGGCGTAGAGATAATTACTGCAGTGATTCCCACTGCTAGTCCAACTACTACTGCTTTGGACCAACTGGAAATCCATCCCTTATATGTCATCACACCAGCTACTAGTCCAATAAACACACTCGTAATCCCATAAACAAAAGAAATCGGGTCCATTGTCAGTCCATAAATGATGTTATTTACAGCACCAGCAATCGCCCCAATAACCGGACCAGCTAACATACTGGCTAGAATCGTACCAATTGCATCGAGCCAAAGTGGCAGTTTGAGAACCCCTGCAAATAGCTTCCCAATATAGTTGATCCCAACTGCAACTGGAATCAATACCAGAGCAGCAGTAGAAAAACGAAATGACCACATACTATTTTTTTGCATTCCAAACCCCTCCTGTAATCGCTTTCAGTTTACATTTCCACTAATATACAACGATAGAGAAGAAATATAGAATAGGCTGTTTTTATTGTTGAATTAACCCAAGTTAAGCGTAGGCTCGCCTCTAGCTTTGGGTTCATTATGCAACATACTCTATTGTTATTTATCTTGACTATAAGCCACAAGCGTCTCTAACGCAGTAACAATCATATTTTCTTCTCCCTGCGCAGTCGTATTTTGCTGATCTACATAATCGTTGATCCCTGATTCCAAGTCACCCTCTGACTCGACGACTACATTTAAAATAGAAGCCACTTTTACCTTACGTAGTCCCCCAATCACAAACAAAGCAGAAGTCTCCATGTCAGAAGCTAGAACACCTTTATTCCCCCAGTATTGGTCAATCTGTTCTTCTTCATCAGTATAAAAACTATCATGACTTCTCACGATTCCGCAGTGATAGGACACATCCAATTTTTTAGCAGAGTCGACCATTCGAATGTATAGCTCTGGATCTGGTATAGCAGGGTACCCTTTTTCGATGTAGGCAACCGATGCTCCATCATGGCGTACGGCACCAGCTGCTAAAATTAGATCTCCTAACTTAATATGTGGTTGTACTGTTCCGCAGCTTCCAATTCGAATCATGGCTTTGACACCAACATTTTTTAATTCCTCTACTGCTATGCCGGCAGATGCACCACCGATCCCTGTCGAGGTAACAAGGAGCTTGACCCCTTTATACCAACCAACGACTGTTTTATACTCGCGATGGTAGGCAACTTCCTGAGCATTTTCTAGATACTTTGCTACTTTCTCTACTCGACCAGGATCACCTGGTAATAGAGCGTACTCTGCTGCCAGTTCACTGCTAATCCGGATATGTGGTTGTACGATTTCCACCCTACTCCTCCTTTCTGTATCATCCACCTTCTGTCTAGAATATAGCATCAAAAAGGGTAGGGTGGGTTGCTATTTTTCGTTTTGAATTATTAGTTTTTAATATGGGGAAAAAAGCCACCTTCATATAGTGGCTTTTGCAATATTTTTATAAAATACATCCACCTCTAACCTCTCTGGTAGACCAGCTACCTGACCATCTCCTAACTCCATGATCATCCAAGACCCATCCTTACATTGAGCTATATCCATCGTAAAGAATCGGCTTGGTACTAGTTTTGCTATATCCTGAAATTGCTCTATCGGGACATTCTCCACATGATACTCTCCATGCTCCCAATAGGGACTTTGACTGATACATTCTCCATCCAAATAAAACAGACGATACTCTACTGTTAAAGGCATACCACTCTGTGGGTGCTCTGTTAATTCTTCCAATTCAATAAATTCTCGAAAGACGATCCCCTCATTGAGCTCGTTCCCCTGTAATTCCAAAAAGCGTTGAACTACCTTTTCTACCTGAACACGATTGGAGGCATCCGGAATATAGCAAGCTTCCTCCCACTCGTGTTTACGAGATTTAACAAAATCTTTTACGATAACAGGGACATTTCCAAAAGGTGCTAATAATTGATGAACTTGTTCCATATGGAATGTTGGATCTACTGGAATCCATCTAGAACGAGGAGTTCGTTCTTGAATAATCGGATATGTATATGGAAAATAGTGACAAACTCCATATTGATTTGGCCCATTGATCAACCGTAAGCCACGTTGCAACAATGCCTCGTACAATTGCTGATACTGTCCCTTTTTTAACATCCATCCTCGATAGATCGCAGTTTCTAGTTGGTCTAGCTCTTTTACCCAACGTACTGCCTTTGTAACGTTCCCTTCTTCTATTAGAGCCTCTAAATCAATACGAGCCACAGAAAATCCAGCTCTCTCCGCAGCTAATGATTCTTCTTGGTAAACTATATCAATCTTTTTTGAATCTAGTGGATCTGCACAATAGATCAGATGCATTCCTTTCTCCACTCCTTCATACTGTTCGATTGTACTATATACAATAATTTTATTAGTCTTTTGTCATGATCATCGCTCTTTTTTTCGAGATACTGTCTATGCCACTCATGTCTCCTCCACATATGTTAATGAACATATATCTCGAGAGGAGCATTTCCATGAATAAACGCCTAGCAAAGCTTCTTCAAAAGACCAGTCTATATGGTACATTAGCAAAATATTATGAGCATATGAACCCTGAAAAGCATATTTACTTCTATCGTAAGCATCTGAAATACGAGCGACAATTGGTTCATCTTTATTGGCAATTAAAAGGCGTAGGCGAATACCCACGTTGCTAGAAAAAGTCAGTGGATAGTTATACATGACCTATTGAAACTAGGTAACTTACTGGCTGTCATTTAGAAGATTATCTTCTCTTAAAGTTACTATCTTTCATGTAAGTACAATCGTTATCGGTTAAAAAGAGTAAACGGGTTAAAATCCATTAGTCACACAACTACAATTTTATATATAGCTGTTGCGGACCTCTTGATGCTCCAAGACAAATTTCAATGTACGACTGATTAGTGGTGGAAGCAAGGTAACATGACCTTCTAGTTCATAGTATTCATACTCCAGACGAAGTCCCGGTAAAGTATTTGAGGATAACAGCTTATACATATCCAAGGCATCTTGGATCATGAATAGCTTTTCTCGTCCACCCACTGCAATTAGAAGACTTGTTTCAGAGCATACGGTATTTTCCTCATGTATTTGTTCCTTTTGTCTAATGAATTCATCCGCCATTTTTACTAGATAACGGTTTTTCCACCAAATCGAAGGGCTTCCGGCTATATATGTTTGAAAGCTAGAAAGTTTAGTAAATAGAACATGTAAAGCGAATAATCCTCCTAAGGAATGTCCAAACAAAGCTTGACGTTTTCGATTAATTTTTAATCGGCTTTGGACCATTGGCTTTAATTCATTTTCTATAAAGCTAAGAAAATGATCAGCCCCTCCTAATTCTGGCCAGTCTGGGACTCCATGGACCCCACGATCACAATTCTTTTGACTTGTTTGGGTACTGTATATTGTTTACCTAAGTAAGTGATCGTTTGAGTATCGGTCTCTCCATCTATCAAAATCCTATCTCCTTTTAATTGAAATCGATTATCATTATCGATATTGTAATAGAATAACATTGCCAACTAACTTAATAGTTCGCTTGTTCGCTTTTAAAAAACAACTGTATGGATCGTTGGTATAAATAAATTGCTACACTATATAATGAGACCCTGTTTAAAAGGAGCTACTTTTTATGAGAGACAAACTGATCTCTTTATCCATAATAAAAAAAATAAAAGCGATTAATACATGGCTGTGTTTGATCCTTTGCTTACCTTGGAGTTTTCTTTTTTTATGTCTGCTTTTTTTACAAATCGCACACCTCCATGGACTAATCTTTTTATAATTGGCATGCTTATCTCAATTGGACTTAATTTTTTACTAAATTACTTGATCGAAAAAAAAGAGGGCGTCATGTAAAGAAAAGAAGCTCACACCTTCTAAGCGATGTGGGCTTCTTTTCTTAATCTCTTAAGTTGCAAACTGCTCATTTCCTGCTTTTTCTTCTCTTGGATCATCGACTTCTGCTGGTCTTGCACGTTTCACAAATAACGACAAGATCAATGCTACGATCACCAGAACAACTGATACAGCAAACGAATCGTTGATTCCATCTACCATCGCTTGCATCCCAATCTGGTGTTGTATTTCGGCAGTTGGAATGGTTCCTTGACTAATTACGTTCTTGGCCAATTCTTCAGCATGCGTAGCAGTACGATTAGACATCACCGTTACCAGCAGAGCCGAACCAATCGCTCCTGATACTTGCTGAAGCGTATTGTTCATCGCAGTAGCATGCGGATTAAATTGAGCTGGTAACTGATTGAGTCCATTTGTCATAATCGGCATCATGACCATGGACATACCAAACATCCGAACAGTGTATAACGTAATCAATGTTGTATAGGTTGTCTCTAAGGTCAACTGACTAAAGAAATACGTGGTAATCGCAGTAATCGTTAAGCCAATTACAGCCAGCAAACGTGCACCAAATTTGTCAAAAAGCTTACCTGTAATTGGAGACATGATCCCCATCATTAATGCACCTGGTAACATTAATAGTCCAGAATCAAGTGGTGAGATTTCTCGAATGGTTTGAATATAGATTGGCATCAATAACATAGCAGAAAATAATGCCATCGTGATAACAATGGAAATGGTCGAAGATAAAGCAAACATCGGATATCGGAAGATGCGGAATTCTAGCATTGGTATTTCCAACTTAAATTGACGGACAATGAATAGCACTAGTCCAATCACACCAACAATGATCGTTCCATAAACTTCTGGCGAATCCCAACCTTTGTCTCCGGCAGAACTAAATCCATATAGCAAGCCGCCAAAACCGATCGTAGATAATACTAACGATAAGAAGTCTAGGTTGATCGGTGTCTTCTCTTTTTTATCTCTTAATAAGAAGACCGCTGCTATTAACACAATAAAGGAAATTGGGGAGACAATATGAAATAACATTCTCCAATCGAAATGCTCGATGAGCCACCCTGACAATGTAGGTCCGATCGCAGGAGCAAAAATCATCACTAATCCAAAGATCCCCATTGCAGATCCTCGTTTCTCAATAGGGAAGCTTGTTAGCATCACGTTCATTAAAAGTGGCATCATAATCGCTGCCCCAGAAGCCTGAATCACACGGGCTATTAACAGAACAGAAAAAGCAGGAGACATACCAGCTAAAATAGTCCCAACTGTAAATAATGACATTGCAGTCAAGAATAAGCCCCTAACGGTAAAGCGTTGAATCAAAAAGGCCGTGGTTGGAATCATGATTCCGTTTACTAACATGTATCCTGTAGCCAACCACTGTACAGTAGATGTTGTTACGTCTAAATCTTTCATAATAGATGGTAATGCTACATTCAACAGCGTTTCATTTAACAATGAAATAAATGCGCCGATTAATAAAATGGCAATGATGCCATATGGTGGTTTATTTAAAGTATCAGTCGATTGCACTTATGCCATACTCCTTCTTGAACTGTCAGTTTATTTTTTTATACATATGTTACACACCTAAAGTATATTATACCTTCAGTTCAATTTTTTCAACAAAAAAATATCGTTTAAAATCAAATGATTTGTGCAAACGATTAAGATCAGCTATTATATTTTAGACAGCCAGTCTAATTTAACTTTCGGGTGAATTTTATGAACAATAGAAAACAGCAGGTTATCAATAACGCTCATCACCTATTTATTGAAAAGGGATTTCAGGCTACATCAATCCAAGATATCTTGGACTACAGTGGCATTTCCAAAGGGACTTTTTATAATTATTTTTCATCGAAAAATGAATTATTAATCGCCGTTTTCAAATGGCTATTTTCAACGTTGGATAAAGAACGAAACAAAGTATTAGTCGGAAAAGATCCTACCGATTTAGATTTATTTATCGTACAAGTACAAATTCAAATGAAAAATCATCATAAACATAAGCTATTCCGTCTGTTTGAAGAAGTATTCATGTCCAATGATCCGGATTTAAAAGCATACATTAACAAAAAGCAATTTGTGGAGTTAAGTTGGTTCTATAATCGTTTTATCGAGCTTTTTGGAGAAGAGAAAAAGCCTTATTTACTTGACTGCGCTATCATGTTCACCAGCATTTTACATCGCAATTTCCATTTTAACTTTAAAGCCAAAGAAACTAATTTGAATGAAGATGAAGTAATTCGCTATAGCGTGAATCGATTGATCCATATGGTAGAAGAAGTTTCGAATACAGGGGAACAGCTTTTGGACCCTCAGTTATTAGAAAAATGGGTACCAACCTGTGAAAGTGCGAAGCTCAAGTTGGAACAAGAAGTCCTCAACTGTATCATTGAATTGAAAAAATGTATGAACAAAGAGGTAGTAAACGAGCTAGAGCAACAGAAATACTCCGAGCTATTAGATTTTATACAAGAAGAACTGTTTCACCAGCCAACATCTCGGAAATTTATTATCGAAAGTGCGTTAAATTCATTGAAGCAAAGTAGTATTGCCTCGTTCAAACAGAATCTGAACACACTCAAACAGCTAATTGATTCCTATTTAGAAGAAATTTGAACACTCCCCATCTACCGATAGGGAATGTCTCAAACTGTTCCTACTGCAAGAAGTCTTAGACCCTCTTATTCTGAGCAGCATGGAGGTCTCGATCATGTTCTACCCGGCACTTAGGGAGAAGTGGGAGTATTTTCAGCTATAATAGATAAAAAAACAACATCCAATTGGACCAAATAGGTATTCGTTTACTTCAAAACGGGTACCTAATTTATGTCAGGTAGATATCCTAACAGTGACTTTATTGACTTCCTTAACTGTATAAATTAAAATTACAGTATTCTTTCTGTGAGAGGAAACGTATTCAGTGAATAGCGAATTTACCATAGCCGTGCACAGCTTAGTTTTTTTAGCGCATCTTCCTGATCACATGGCTAGTAGTGAATTAATTGCGACCAATGTTTCAACAAATCCCGCTAGAATTCGAAAGATTATGGGTTGTCTACGAAAAAAGGGATTTGTTAAAACAAAAGAAGGAGTTGGAGGGGGCTATATTTTAGACTGTAACCCTGAAGAAGTCACATTGGCTCAGATTTATCGTACAGTCTCATCTAAAATGCTAAAGCCTCACTGGTGTACAGGGAATCCAGAAGAAACTTGTCCCATTTCATCCAATACTCAAGAGGTCATGGATCAAATTTTTCATGAAGCAGAAATTTACTTCGAAAAATATTTGGACCAAATTACGATATACGCCGTTCTACAAAAAATAAAACAATGTCCATGATATTGGTTTATTTTTACCTATACTGTAATTTCTAAAGTTACAGATACAAAAAATCTCCTTCGCTGTTTATCCTTTAAATAGTAACTGTAACTTTATTTATAACATTTAAAAGGAGTGTGCTGTTAGTGACATGGATCAACAACTCCCCATTAAAAGAAGGCGATTGGGTCAAAGGAAAGTCACGGGATGGAGAATTGCTATTCGGTTACCTTCAAAATATAGATCTCACAAAAGGCTTGGCAATGATTTACGTTGTCGAATGTGATAACGATCAACAAACTGGAAAGACAATGGTGCTTCAAACAAAGGCGATCGAAAGGCTTCCAATTTCCACTACGAAAAATGAACACCAACTTGCTCAATTGATTGATCTAGCATTACAAACAAAAGATGAAAAATGGTTTATGGATTTATCCACTGAATTAAACGCGATTCGTACTACTTCGAAACAGAATACCAACCTAGATGATACTAGTCCTCATCGTAATAGATTGTACAAATGAATAAACAACAAGGTTTTAAAAAACGGTTCAAGAAAATAATAACAGTAGACAATATTGGATAGGAGAAGTAAAACATGAAATGTAAGATTACTCGTAACGCTGCCACCATTTTAAAAGAGATGTTAAGCAAAGAAGACGCAGCAGGTAAAATGGTTCGTGTATTTGTTACAGGCAATCATGGTGACCATGCCCATTATGATTTCAAACTGGATACACCTACTGAACACGACGAAATCGTAAAAACGAACAAAGATATTGATGTTTTATTGGATAAACGAGAAGCCGATTTGCTCGATGGAGTTTGGATTCAGTATTTTTATATTCCGCAAGAAGGCTTTGTAATAGCCAATCCATCCAAAGGAAATCACCACCACTCATTCTAATCCAAGAGACCACTCATTAGACAAAGCTGTCTAGGAGTGGTCTCTATCATATATAATAAAAGCCAATCAACCCATTACCTATTTTCATAAGGAGACTATCATGGACGGAAGCATTCGTAGTAACATTCAACCTGGTCTAGAAGTACATATTGTACTAAAACAAGACCAAAGATCAGGAAAATTAACACACGGGATCGTGAAAGATATTCTAACGAACTCTCCCAAACATCCTCATGGAATTAAAGTTCGCCTTACAGATGGACAAGTAGGAAGAGTTAAGGAGATCATTTCGAAATAACACCACTTAGGGCATTCATTTCGAATGCCCTAAGTGTATTTAGCAAGAAGTGATTTCCTACTTTTCAATATATACAGAACGTACAATGGTACGGTTCATCTCTTTGCCTTCTTTATTTTTCCCTTTTACATCTATGGTCACATTATAGACGCCAGATTGCTTCACTTCTGGTAAGTTTTCCTCAAAGCTAGCAGCATCTAACTTCTTCGTCGAATGGGTCTCGGCTACCAAGCTTCCTTCTTTGTCCACAACACGAATGGTAAAGGACACTGCTTCTGAATTGCTAGGCTGTTTAGTAGGTTGCATTAAACGAAATTTTGCTTTTGTTTGCTTCACTTTCCCTGGTAATTCTAACGAAATAGATTCAGCTTGTTTGAGTTGAGTTACCATAAAATATGCATCTTTTTTAGCTTTACTCTTCAATTGGATTGACCAAGTACCTACTTCCATCTGTTTCAATTGAAATGTTTGTACATGTGCACCTATAAAATAGAATTGGTCTGTCCCAGTTACTACATTACTATTTTTATTTGTATATACTTTTCCAGACGGTGAGATTAATTTCACTTGGGTATCAGAAGTTGCTGTTAGTACTGAGATATCTCCATCTGTCTTGGTATCTACAACAAAAGTCTGCTTGTCCCATTTGTTTTTGACAAGTGGTCCTCCTAGAACAGTCTGATTCGAGCTACTCATAATCGGCTGCTCGGATTGGTATGTTGCTAAGTTTTGATTTGTCGAGTTTATAGTAGCAGTACGAAGTTTCGGTTCAATCCGAGAAAATACTTTGGAACCCACTCGAATATTGTCATGATCCAAATTGGAATCGGTAAACAGATGAACTCCATATGGGAGCTTTGTACTCCAAACGTTCACTAGCCCGTCATTGGAACCATAGGAAGATAAATACATCCCTCCTGTATATAACGCGGAGAACATAGGACCCCAGTCAGTACCAGCGACAGTATAATACTTATTTAGCTTTGCATTTGGATGAGAATCCGTAACCGAGCGGAAGTTTGCCATCTCTCCTACTTGCAAGGAATAGGTTCCATCATCGCGTTGTCCGAGCAATGAAGCAAGCCAACCAGCCCACCAACTATAAGATAGATCTGCTAAGTGAGAACCATGATGTGGAGAACCGAGAGTTATCACGTTTCCAACATATCGATGAGCACCATAATGAACCAATGCAGCTTGAGTATCAGGTCCCCCTTTGCTATGTGCTACAATATTTACTTTTTTCCCAAAACGTTGATAGATTTGCTCCAACATCGTCGCTAGCAATCGTCCGTTATCCCACTGACTATAGGAACCATTGCCCGCAGCGTCATATAACTGGACAAACACTGTTTGATAACCTGCGTTGTAAGCGCTGTCATACATATCATTTGGACCATGATAACTTGTTTCTCCATACCAACTACTTGCAGTACCATTTTTCCCTTGAACGAACACAATAGGTGGCTTATTTGGATCATAATTTGGTGGAGTTGCCCCCAAAAACCACTCTCCTGGAGTAAATGTCTCACCAGGAGGAGTCAGCTTTCCTGCTTCAACCATTAGTGGTGTAAAAGAAAAAAATGCCATAAAAAGTGCTAGGATAACAGCAGTAATCTTAGATTTTCTAAGCACACTAACAACCCCTTTCAAAATTATTTTGTAATTCACATTAATTATAACATTTATATTCAAAAAAATTTCATAATCATATATTTCAAACCAATCATCTTGTGCTTATAACCTAACATTCTCTTTCATAATAAAACCACAGTATCTACTAACTACTGTGGGATCAAAGATATAAGGACTTGTCTATCTCCATCTTAGGAAGTAAAACCGTTTCGCCCTGTCCTTACAAATAAAATGAGCAGTTCAACCTATATGGTTGAGACCGCTCTGATCCAAATCGGGCTAAATTTTTCCTTTTCCTTCACACCTTGGACATTTAGGTGGTACTACATATACTACTGGGCCTTTTGGTTTGACTTGACCTGTTCCACGACAATTAGGACATTTATCTCCATGTTTACTGCTTCTTCCTGTTGTGTGTCCAACTACTCCAAAATTTGCAATGCCTCTACCAAAATGCATCATAGAGAGATTCCTCCTTCTCTATGACAGATCTTGAAATTTAGCTCCTCGATTTGTATCGGATCATCGCTTGATCTGCCGGATGAAAAGAAAAGCGATCTCTTCTCTTCATCCGGTAGACCAAGGATGACTTTATAATAGTAACGAAAAAACCGCTTTAGATAAACAATATTATCGAAAAACTTTATCTATTTCAGCTTGTTGCATTAATCCAAGTTAAACGT encodes the following:
- a CDS encoding energy-coupling factor ABC transporter ATP-binding protein, encoding MKKIVIEHLKYKYPGSETLALHDLSLEIEQGEMVGIVGRNQSGKSTLCQALVGLVPHFYQGAYGGKVIVDGVEVKHSSISELSLKVGIVFQNPFTQVTGSKLTVYEEVAFGLENMGLTRSEMIDRINYVLDLLHISELKDRNPFDLSGGQMQRMAIASMIAMKPEVIVLDEPTSQLDPKGSEEVFLAIQRLSQEGMTVVMVEHKMEKIAQYCNRVALLDRGKLIDWDTPANVFSRDDLADYGVQAPIYTRVCKELNAKNVDSSSYPVTLDEASKVLASHKI
- a CDS encoding alpha/beta hydrolase — its product is MENELKPMVQSRLKINRKRQALFGHSLGGLFALHVLFTKLSSFQTYIAGSPSIWWKNRYLVKMADEFIRQKEQIHEENTVCSETSLLIAVGGREKLFMIQDALDMYKLLSSNTLPGLRLEYEYYELEGHVTLLPPLISRTLKFVLEHQEVRNSYI
- a CDS encoding energy-coupling factor ABC transporter ATP-binding protein; this encodes MIQVKNLSFSYQEGKQILQNITLDLDQRSTAIIGQNGAGKTTLVKLLKGLLKPSTGDILIQGQNIKDTTVAALAKQIGLVFQNPNDQIFKGNVLDEVLFGPLNIKMDAKTAKQKALQALEMVGLEDSVEENPQDLSLSDKKLLCIASIVAMDPAIIILDEPTIAQDHAGKEKIKQIIKSLRDQQKLVMTIIHDMDFVAENFERTIVLNQGKVLLDGDTREVFSERVLLAKAHVEPPYITQLGHKLGYEETFLTVEEFVRARG
- a CDS encoding DHA2 family efflux MFS transporter permease subunit, whose amino-acid sequence is MQSTDTLNKPPYGIIAILLIGAFISLLNETLLNVALPSIMKDLDVTTSTVQWLATGYMLVNGIMIPTTAFLIQRFTVRGLFLTAMSLFTVGTILAGMSPAFSVLLIARVIQASGAAIMMPLLMNVMLTSFPIEKRGSAMGIFGLVMIFAPAIGPTLSGWLIEHFDWRMLFHIVSPISFIVLIAAVFLLRDKKEKTPINLDFLSLVLSTIGFGGLLYGFSSAGDKGWDSPEVYGTIIVGVIGLVLFIVRQFKLEIPMLEFRIFRYPMFALSSTISIVITMALFSAMLLMPIYIQTIREISPLDSGLLMLPGALMMGIMSPITGKLFDKFGARLLAVIGLTITAITTYFFSQLTLETTYTTLITLYTVRMFGMSMVMMPIMTNGLNQLPAQFNPHATAMNNTLQQVSGAIGSALLVTVMSNRTATHAEELAKNVISQGTIPTAEIQHQIGMQAMVDGINDSFAVSVVLVIVALILSLFVKRARPAEVDDPREEKAGNEQFAT
- a CDS encoding nucleoside phosphorylase encodes the protein MEIVQPHIRISSELAAEYALLPGDPGRVEKVAKYLENAQEVAYHREYKTVVGWYKGVKLLVTSTGIGGASAGIAVEELKNVGVKAMIRIGSCGTVQPHIKLGDLILAAGAVRHDGASVAYIEKGYPAIPDPELYIRMVDSAKKLDVSYHCGIVRSHDSFYTDEEEQIDQYWGNKGVLASDMETSALFVIGGLRKVKVASILNVVVESEGDLESGINDYVDQQNTTAQGEENMIVTALETLVAYSQDK
- a CDS encoding energy-coupling factor transporter transmembrane component T family protein, with protein sequence MKSISLFVERDSFVHRIDPISKIVYILFAIAVPIILPMISIALVCSMMSIALLVMAKVFWKSLPIYGFVLLVLSTVLIIQSLFYEGNTTPLFSLGSLVFYQEGLLYALLISLRVINIVGAFMILVLTTKPSDLVESLVRKGLSPRFGYVLQSVFQIIPQMMSTMGTITDAQRSRGMETEGNLWVRMKAFLPLLGPVVLNSLIQTKERAMALEVRGFNASGQKTYLHEEKSYAYSHLIQGGLVLLVVLAVVWRVIS
- a CDS encoding ECF transporter S component codes for the protein MQKNSMWSFRFSTAALVLIPVAVGINYIGKLFAGVLKLPLWLDAIGTILASMLAGPVIGAIAGAVNNIIYGLTMDPISFVYGITSVFIGLVAGVMTYKGWISSWSKAVVVGLAVGITAVIISTPLNVAFWGGQTGNIWGDGLFAIVMANTGSVWLASFLDELVVDLPDKVITVLASYAIFRGLPNNVKQLYRNENKLESLD
- a CDS encoding ATP-grasp domain-containing protein, which translates into the protein MHLIYCADPLDSKKIDIVYQEESLAAERAGFSVARIDLEALIEEGNVTKAVRWVKELDQLETAIYRGWMLKKGQYQQLYEALLQRGLRLINGPNQYGVCHYFPYTYPIIQERTPRSRWIPVDPTFHMEQVHQLLAPFGNVPVIVKDFVKSRKHEWEEACYIPDASNRVQVEKVVQRFLELQGNELNEGIVFREFIELEELTEHPQSGMPLTVEYRLFYLDGECISQSPYWEHGEYHVENVPIEQFQDIAKLVPSRFFTMDIAQCKDGSWMIMELGDGQVAGLPERLEVDVFYKNIAKATI